In the Colletotrichum higginsianum IMI 349063 chromosome 7 map unlocalized unitig_7, whole genome shotgun sequence genome, one interval contains:
- a CDS encoding Agmatinase, whose translation MVEIPRLAIAALAVQCLAHCVTGQVLHHQKPTSGEQTFRETSIFRPPPNVLGLDLQPEPEFQLYDNFGKSAPMPGIATFAHLNWTNCFTAESDGVFDVGIVGMPFDLGVSYRPGQRFGPAAARTVSQRMGPSISYSTSGGAKTGTTHSMAHDMLNPFRSWATVVDCGDIANSLFDKFEAVQELGQGLGRMASRVPKTTEKGDNVRLITIGGDHTITLPSLRALHSVWGEVAVIHFDAHLDTWNPRQWGGGVNKYDKITHGTLLHFAHEEGLLKNDSSIHVGVRALLFDETEDLRHDAECGFQTVMAADMDSVGVAAIVERIVNRVGDNPAYVTIDIDVLDAAFAPATGCTEIGGWTTRELAAVLRGLSAAGVRIIGADIAELSPVYDNVAQTTATAVAQLVFEILVWMVRVPVKKESTWTNLEL comes from the exons ATGGTTGAGATACCTCGACTTGCTATTGCAGCACTGGCTGTCCAGTGCCTAGCCCATTGCGTGACAGGCCAAGTTCTGCACCACCAGAAACCGACTTCCGGGGAACAGACCTTCCGGGAGACGTCCATCTTCCGCCCGCCACCCAACGTGCTCGGGTTGGATCTTCAGCCGGAACCCGAGTTCCAGCTTTACGACAACTTCGGCAAGTCTGCGCCCATGCCTGGCATAGCAACGTTTGCCCATTTGAACTGGACCAACTGTTTCACCGCCGAAAGCGATGGCGTGTTCGACGTCGGGATCGTGGGCATGCCGTTCGATCTGGGCGTCAGCTACCGGCCTGGCCAGCGGTTCGgcccggccgccgcgagaACCGTTTCGCAGCGCATGGGACCCTCCATCTCATACAG TACATCAGGGGGAGCTAAGACCGGCACGACACACAGCATGGCCCATGATATGTTGAACCCCTTTCGGAGTTGGGCTACCGTGGTTGACTGTGGCGACATTGCCAATTCTTTGTTTGACAAGTTCGAAGCGGTCCAAGAGCTGGGCCAGGGTCTCGGCAGAATGGCATCCAGGGTCCCCAAGACCACGGAAAAGGGCGACAACGTGCGCCTCATCACTATCGGCGGCGATCACACCATTA CCCTCCCGTCTCTCAGAGCGCTCCATTCCGTGTGGGGAGAGGTGGCGGTCATCCATTTTGATGCCCACCTCGACACATGGAACCCGCGACAGTGGGGAGGTGGTGTGAACAAGTACGACAAGATCACACACGGGACGCTGTTGCACTTCGCCCACGAGGAGGGCTTATTGAAGAACGACAGCAGCATCCACGTCGGTGTTCGTGCTCTGCTTTTCGATGAAACCGAAGACCTCCGTCATGACGCCGAGTGCGGGTTCCAAACCGTCATGGCGGCTGACATGGACTCCGTCGGGGTTGCAGCCATTGTCGAGCGCATCGTGAATAGAGTCGGCGATAACCCTGCATATGTGACGATCGATATCGATGTACTCGACGCCG CTTTTGCCCCTGCGACAGGGTGTACTGAAATTGGAGGATGGACCACACGAGAGCTGGCGGCCGTCCTTAGAGGTCTCAGTGCCGCGGGGGTCCGTATCATCGGCGCAGATATAGCAGAGCTGTCACCCGTCTACGATAACGTTGCGCAGACGACGGCCACTGCGGTGGCGCAACTTGTCTTCGAGATTTTGGTGTGGATGGTGCGGGTCCCGGTGAAGAAAGAGTCAACATGGACAAATCTCGAACTTTGA
- a CDS encoding TOL protein — protein sequence MAAIERGNERLLLFPWAGGGSLREYWDDEPRTLPTASTIKELLVQLEGLANALRQLHYFGLEEDTNNRTDPDEQQGDGTKDVTEEYSAGTSIRHGDLKPENLLWFTENGGRRLTIADMGLAKRHSFATQERPKPTTTNSATILYEAPEAKTSLGKKARSRQYDIWSMGCIITEWMIWILYGNTELKRFYNHIMGPNPEPHKWVPYYEITPTDEGPDLAAAAAPRERSQALLSPGQIHQNNKQATTSVSLQVPPTPSARLENWEFPVDNGFAKNVALRLGEASLNFHHSAPTFLCDRCAKLRFWDPGFYFEDSYDRLQQKSYSCQLCEMLWHACSNLPGAGRPRAAVRFERVESIIKLIGIQTLPVLSILRNFKSSYLVSNFQIGFPQLPKAGTGLFFNILEYWLQDCDNHQGCRVTGEARLPTRLIDVGTQQLPILRLVETGEGISGDSRYIALSHRWGDTRKHRPFCTRLKDENGHDIESFRKAIPYKDVPQTFRDAIETTRRLGIRYLWIDSLCIIQGDGGDFNTEAKRMEDVFSCAYCVIAASRASNPHDGFLGDRPQRQFIAMPQEESSSVFLCEAIDDFGRHVLDGALNQRGWVLQERALARRTIYFTEAQAYFECGKGVRCETLAKMQNSMAEFLGDARFPEKAMKENSRAIKIRYFQDLYRRYSQLEFSHIQDRPIAIAGLENRLRKAYWSTGAYGIFDDRPGHGLFHRSLLWQRSEDEGALKLIDFSFKPESAAPTWSWMAHEGGIDYLDPPFQQMEWEETEIEPPWTVAGSGESHNTHNLRVVARPFNVAGHMPGDVKFVYDNPGRERGSGEHRAMCVVVAKERGDKPVSEKRHYVLVVTGSGAVSGDDKRTLFIRQGVGYMTGKFIGLESEHGLEAIVR from the exons ATGGCCGCCATCGAAAGAGGAAACGAAcgtttgttgttgtttccgtgggcggggggagggagccTCAGAGAGTACTGGGATGATGAACCACGGACGCTTCCCACTGCTTCCACCATTAAGGAACTGCTCGTCCAGCTGGAAGGCCTCGCCAATGCACTTCGCCAGCTCCACTACTTCGGCTTGGAAGAAGACACAAATAACCGGACAGATCCAGACGAACAACAGGGTGATGGCACAAAAGATGTCACCGAGGAATACAGCGCCGGGACATCTATCCGCCATGGAGATCTCAAACCTGAAAATCTTCTCTGGTTTACGGAAAATGGCGGCCGACGTCTAACAATAGCCGACATGGGTCTAGCGAAGCGTCACAGCTTCGCCACACAGGAACGACCGAAACCCACCACGACCAACTCGGCAACGATTCTATACGAAGCACCTGAAGCGAAGACATCCCTTGGGAAGAAAGCGAGGTCCCGTCAGTATGACATCTGGTCGATGGGATGCATCATAACAGAATGGATGATCTGGATTCTGTACGGCAATACCGAACTCAAGAGGTTCTACAACCACATAATGGGACCCAATCCGGAACCCCACAAGTGGGTTCCTTACTACGAAATCACTCCAACCGATGAAG GCCCCGATCTAGCGGCTGCTGCAGCACCTAGAGAAAGGTCGCAGGCTCTCCTCTCGCCCGGACAGATTCACCAGAACAACAAACAGGCAACGACAAGTGTCAGCCTTCAAGTCCCTCCAACGCCAAGTGCAAGA CTTGAAAACTGGGAGTTTCCCGTCGACAACGGGTTCGCCAAAAATGTCGCACTCCGCCTGGGCGAGGCTTCGTTAAACTTCCATCACTCGGCACCTACGTTCCTCTGCGATCGCTGCGCCAAACTCAGATTCTGGGATCCAGGTTTCTACTTCGAAGACAGCTACGATAGACTCCAGCAAAAGTCATATTCCTGTCAGCTGTGCGAAATGCTTTGGCACGCGTGTTCCAATTTGCCTGGGGCGGGTCGCCCTCGCGCGGCTGTTCGCTTTGAGAGGGTCGAGTCGATCATCAAGTTGATAGGCATCCAGACGCTGCCAGTTCTTTCGATTCTAAGAAACTTTA AAAGTTCGTACTTGGTCTCGAATTTCCAGATTGGGTTTCCACAACTTCCAAAAGCTGGTACTGGCCTATTCTTCAACATACTGGAGTACTGGTTACAAGACTGCGATAACCACCAGGGCTGCAGAGTCACAGGGGAGGCAAGGCTTCCCACCAGGTTGATTGACGTGGGGACACAGCAACTGCCAATCTTACGACTTGTCGAGACAGGCGAGGGTATCTCTGGCGACTCCAGATACATTGCTCTATCTCACCGCTGGGGCGACACCAGAAAGCACCGGCCTTTTTGCACGCGTCTCAAGGACGAGAACGGACACGACATTGAGTCTTTCAGGAAAGCCATTCCCTACAAGGATGTGCCACAGACATTTAGAGATGCTATAGAGACGACCCGCCGTCTAGGCATCCGGTACCTCTGGATCGACTCTTTGTGCATTATCCAAGGGGATGGCGGAGATTTCAACACCGAGGCCAAGCGTATGGAGGACGTCTTCAGTTGCGCTTACTGCGTGATCGCAGCCAGTCGAGCCTCCAACCCGCACGATGGCTTCCTGGGAGACAGACCACAGCGCCAATTCATCGCAATGCCACAAGAAGAATCCAGCTCTGTCTTTTTGTGCGAGGCAATCGATGATTTCGGCCGACACGTGCTGGATGGCGCTCTCAACCAGCGCGGCTGGGTTCTCCAGGAACGTGCTCTTGCGCGACGAACGATCTATTTCACGGAGGCCCAGGCATACTTCGAATGTGGTAAAGGGGTGAGGTGCGAAACTCTTGCAAAAATGCAGAA CAGCATGGCAGAGTTTCTGGGTGATGCAAGGTTCCCCGAAAAGGCCATGAAGGAAAACTCACGCGCCATCAAGATACGCTACTTCCAGGATCTGTATCGTCGATACTCGCAGCTCGAGTTCAGCCATATCCAAGATCGtcccatcgccatcgccggtcTGGAGAACAGACTGCGGAAAGCGTACTGGAGCACGGGCGCCTACGGTATCTTCGACGACAGACCCGGTCACGGACTCTTCCATCGAAGCCTGCTCTGGCAGCGGAGTGAGGACGAAGGTGCTTTGAAGCTGATTGACTTCTCGTTCAAACCCGAATCTGCGGCCCCGACTTGGTCATGGATGGCACACGAGGGAGGTATTGACTATCTTGATCCTCCCTTCCAACAGATGGAATGGGAGGAGACGGAAATTGAGCCGCCCTGGACGGTCGCTGGCAGTGGAGAGTCTCACAACACCCACAACCTTAGAGTTGTTGCGCGGCCATTCAATGTGGCGGGGCACATGCCCGGGGATGTCAAATTCGTCTACGACAACCCTGGCCGCGAGAGAGGATCCGGTGAACATCGGGCCATGTGCGTTGTGGTGGCCAAGGAACGAGGAGATAAGCCAGTGAGCGAGAAGAGGCACTATGTTCTTGTTGTTACGGGTTCTGGAGCCGTATCTGGCGACGACAAGAGGACATTGTTTATTCGACAAGGAGTCGGATATATGACGGGGAAATTTATTGGGCTAGAAAGTGAACATGGTTTGGAAGCCATTGTTCGATGA
- a CDS encoding Protein kinase codes for MLAPFFFLSAYNHVNHYPLTKEHLPFIKCQNDHLGDVYESIDEEHSQDGEIRGGTSQVYMVWIHPDHHDFHQNNRHKLDPGRGFAIKKLEDENRDVNDKKGILKITDFGQAELHSKTSKTYRRSKGFDTLTYRSPECDTPPQLIRQSSDIWSLGCILLEFMTWMLGGAKYLDDFKRSRLLLDQHVNPIKTDIFWERVPLGKLDHVGTRLKPAVSKHIEELRSHQNCSPYVQDVLDLIVDMLVIEPSHSYDNQARRKTCGEVMVCLKNLSKKCQEPDFGVFYAIGNIPKK; via the exons ATGCTGGCGCcattcttcttcctctcggCCTACAACCACGTCAATCACTACCCGCTGACAAAGGAACATCTACCTTTCATCAAGTGCCAGAACGACCACCTAGGTGATGTCTATGAGAGCATCGACGAAGAACACTCACAGGATGGAGAGATTCGAGGTGGTACCTCGCAAGTCTACATGGTCTGGATACACCCTGATCATCACGATTTCCATCAAAACAACCGTCACAAACTGGACCCAGGCCGCGGTTTTGCAATCAAAAAGCTGGAAGACGAAAACCGCG ACGTGAACGACAAGAAAGGCATTCTAAAGATCACAGACTTTGGGCAGGCCGAGCTCCACTCGAAGACAAGCAAAACGTACCGTCGCAGCAAGGGATTCGACACTTTGACGTACCGGTCCCCGGAGTGCGACACACCGCCGCAGCTCATCCGGCAGTCCAGCGATATATGGTCCCTGGGATGCATATTGCTCGAGTTCATGACCTGGATGCTTGGGGGCGCAAAGTACCTGGACGACTTCAAGAGGAGCCGGTTGCTTCTTGACCAACACGTCAATCCTATCAAAACCGACATCTTCTGGGAACGTGTGCCGCTCGGAAAGCTTGACCATGTGGGCACTCGGTTGAAACCGGCCGTCTCAAAG CATATTGAGGAACTGCGTTCCCACCAAAATTGCTCGCCGTATGTTCAAGATGTTCTCGATCTCATCGTGGACATGCTTGTGATTGAACCAAGCCATAGTTATGACAACCAGGCCCGGCGCAAGACCTGTGGAGAAGTTATGGTTTGCCTGAAGAACCTCTCCAAGAAGTGCCAAGAACCTGATTTTGGTGTTTTTTACGCCATTGGTAATATCCCAAAGAAATGA
- a CDS encoding SWIM zinc finger protein — translation MGGFYPPAEATRPEPGGHKKAVQGSTTRASQIMPMASPSRKRKAISVDDQQQPESPEKPKKTKTATGATGEKRLRRFRPKPPQSFHDVYHRATTQRFYVLERRRCGTDDAPEEEVELTGSTGNVYTVHIGQVPSCSCPHSLKGNQCKHWLYVMSRVLRAKYEHTYQLALVPSELREIFTHAPPIDAPADGSQDKNRKPIDGDCPICFCEFEAESKETIVWCRAACGQNIHKECFETWAATKRRGGGGGDVTCPFCRSVWQGDEKMVKDIKKGGKVTREGYVNVADQLGISTQRDYSTYSRWWTRGQGYY, via the exons ATGGGTGGGTTTTATCCTCCCGCCGAGGCGACCCGCCCTGAACCAGGAGGTCACAAGAAAGCCGTGCAGGGCTCAACGACGAGAGCATCCCAGATAATGCCGATGGCATCACCGAGCAGAAAACGAAAGGCCATTTCTGTCGATGATCAACAGCAGCCAGAAAGCCCTGAAaagccgaagaagacaaaaACCGCAACAGGTGCCACCGGCGAGAAACGACTGCGTCGATTTCGCCCGAAACCTCCCCAGAGCTTTCACGATGTCTACCACCGGGCCACGACCCAGAGGTTCTACGTCCTCGAgcgacggcgatgcggcACCGACGATGCCccagaggaggaggtcgagctGACCGGCTCTACCGGCAACGTCTACACCGTCCACATTGGTCAGGTCCCATCTTGTAGCTGCCCGCATTCGTTGAAGGGCAACCAATGCAAGCATTGGCTCTAT GTCATGTCGCGAGTCCTCCGCGCCAAGTATGAACACACGTATCAACTAGCTCTCGTTCCCAGTGAGCTCAGGGAGATCTTTACACACGCTCCTCCTATTGATGCTCCGGCCGACGGGTCCCAGGACAAGAACCGTAAGCCTATCGACGGCGACTGCCCTATCTGCTTCTGCGAGTTTGAGGCCGAGAGCAAGGAAACCATCGTGTGGTGCCGCGCGGCCTGCGGCCAGAACATCCACAAGGAGTGTTTCGAAACATGGGCTGCCACAAAGCgccgcggtggcggcggcggcgatgtgACTTGTCCGTTCTGTCGTAGTGTCTGGCAAGGCGACGAGAAAATGGTCAAGGATATAAAGAAAGGCGGCAAGGTCACCCGCGAGGGCTATGTCAACGTCGCTGACCAGCTCGGTATCAGCACTCAACGGG ACTATAGCACCTACTCCAGATGGTGGACGCGAGGACAAGGCTACTATTGA
- a CDS encoding Alkaline proteinase, with product MLSGNVFWCLALLFLSNGVLTLSRRDGSQELIHKIPHLVRQPLPETEGPASPTSSTSTARPIPYVIVMEQSATREQIQDLNNRLSTEAAPGSLEAETSKRTGLVVFFKADISSAQADAIEKLPGVGAVTPDLSPEEDQPPTPSAPQSSARPSLTPRQLFGKGRSKSPLTGVRNPAHVRLQMPAAIELNVISQPPGSVRAENLPGFGYAAEAGKGVTIYVIDTGANIESPEWKNMKGSKSFIYTPGVEKTETDPEGHGSCMASKVTGQLFGTAKDANIVMVKIHHKEKGLASTLSALVEISNDVYEKGIRGKAVVNLSLGKYLTKKQKSSVTAFRLLLATLMTEDIVIVTASGNARKDGFNKLSDYPALFGRTSNLIVVGAVEEDGSRSPYSQGTAKELTTSAPGEVTCASAKSSTTWARKVGTSFAVPAVVGVIAVWLSQDEHAARLQVPGKVAANVKAMVKEFSYPRIKRGPPVIWNGIDPRGLACESPKRPGDAGSGCRVTVDPPASARPPRPPKPQWSDNPQGFQRVFEEDGVIGHSYVDGWDSSEFDVKGSIEQWCLDRCTGKCASVFIYRILQYKNGKYNEDYFCTTYHTKWSNDYVQSGVLVADAGVAFKLSDNRGLGVTSSSKQPQM from the exons ATGCTCTCCGGCAATGTCTTTTGGTGTCTCGCCCTGCTCTTCCTGAGTAACGGAGTCCTCACTCTTAGCCGGCGGGATGGATCGCAGGAACTAATACACAAGATACCCCACCTCGTCAGACAACCGCTCCCCGAAACCGAAGGACCGGCAAGCCCTACGTCGTCTACGTCCACCGCAAGGCCGATCCCGTACGTTATTGTTATGGAACAGAGCGCCACCAGGGAACAGATCCAGGACCTCAACAACAGACTTTCAACAGAAGCCGCGCCGGGGTCTCTAGAAGCAGAAACCAGCAAACGTACTGGCCTggtcgtcttcttcaaggcAGACATCAGCTCCGCCCAGGCCGATGCGATCGAGAAGCTTCCCGGT GTTGGTGCTGTAACTCCTGATTTGAGTCCCGAGGAAGACCAACCGCCCACCCCGTCGGCGCCCCAATCATCGGCGCGGCCGTCGTTGACGCCTCGTCAATTATTTGGCAAGGGTCGGTCCAAGTCGCCGCTGACGGGCGTCCGGAACCCGGCCCACGTCCGCCTCCAGATGCCGGCCGCCATAGAACTCAACGTCATCTCCCAGCCCCCCGGCTCAGTGCGCGCCGAGAACCTCCCCGGCTTCGGATACGCCGCCGAAGCTGGTAAAGGGGTGACGATCTACGTGATCGACACCGGCGCCAACATTGAGAGTCCG GAATGGAAAAACATGAAGGGGAGCAAGAGCTTTATATACACCCCTGGCGTTGagaagacggagacggaCCCAGAAGGCCACGGCTCATGCATGGCGTCCAAGGTGACAGGACAATTATTCGGTAccgccaaagacgccaacatTGTCATGGTCAAGATCCACCACAAGGAAAAAGGGTTAGCTTCTACTCTATCGGCACTCGTGGAGATCAGTAACGACGTATACGAGAAGGGCATCCGGGGCAAGGCTGTAGTCAACCTATCATTAGGGAAAT ACTTAACCAAGAAACAGAAGTCCTCTGTGACAGCCTTCaggctcctcctcgccacTCTTATGACTGAAGATATCGTTATCGTCACGGCGTCAGGCAACGCAAGA AAAGACGGCTTCAATAAGCTGTCAGATTACCCAGCCCTCTTCGGTCGGACCTCAAACCTCATTGTTGTTGGCGCCGTGGAGGAAGACGGCTCCCGCAGCCCATACTCCCAGGGCACCGCTAAAGAGCTGACTACGTCAGCCCCAGGCGAAGTTACGTGCGCCTCAGCTAAATCTTCGACGACCTGGGCCAGGAAAGTTGGCACTTCCTTTG CCGTCCCTGCCGTCGTAggcgtcatcgccgtctggCTCTCCCAGGACGAACATGCCGCCCGGCTCCAGGTCCCTGGCAAGGTCGCAGCAAACGTGAAGGCCATGGTGAAAGAGTTCTCGTACCCGCGCATCAAGCGCGGGCCGCCTGTGATTTGGAATGGCATTGACCCACGCGGGCTCGCCTGCGAGTCGCCAAAAAGGCCGGGCGACGCCGGGTCGGGCTGCCGAGTGACCGTGGACCCCCCTGCCTCGGCGCGGCCCCCGCGGCCTCCTAAGCCCCAGTGGAGCGATAACCCGCAGGGCTTCCAGCGCGTTTTTGAAGAGGACGGCGTCATAGGCCACAGCTACGTCGATGGTTGGGACAGCTCTGAATTTGATGTCAAGGGCAGTATCGAACAGTGGTGCCTGGATAGATGTACAG GCAAATGCGCCTCTGTCTTTATCTACCGGATACTACAGTATAAGAATGGGAAGTACAACGAGGATTATTTCTGCACCAC GTACCACACAAAGTGGTCAAACGACTATGTGCAATCGGGTGTGTTAGTCGCCGACGCAGGAGTCGCCTTCAA GTTGAGCGACAATAGGGGCCTTGGTGTCACTAGCAGTTCTAAGCAGCCTCAGATGTAA